GGGGGCGACTGCTCATACTCGTGGAAGGCGCGTCTGTATCACGCAACACTTCGACTTTGGCCTGGGGCTTCATTTCCAACGTCCCATTGAATACCACTCCCTCCTCCATCGAGAGCACCGGCGTGGTCAGGCTGCCGTCAACAACCGCTGGAGCGCATAATACGATCTGGCTGGTCGCCTCAATGTCTCCCGTGATACGCCCGTGGCAGACAACCGCTCCCGCCGTCACCTTGGCCTTAATCACTGCCTCAGGACCAACGAGCAATCCGCCGTCGGTATGGATTTCTCCTTCCAAGGCCCCATCGATTCGTACCGTCCCTGAGTAGGTGATGACACCCTTGAACGCGACATCTTTGCCGACAAACGCGACCTCATCCGGTAATATCGGACCGTTGTGTTTTGGTAAAGCGCTCCGCCGATCCTCTACCCACCGTTCTTGCTCGCGCTCCTGTCCCCGCTCCATATCGCCCCCTACCGCCTCCTCATGTTTCCACATCGTACGCCTCCTCCTTGTCGAGATTGGTCTGGCCAGACGAGCAGCCCGCCGAGTCTCTCCTCTATCGGCTGGTCGTGATGTTTTATTGAGTGGCGGGAATAGGGATGAGCAGCTTACGACTCTATGACCAGTTCATTCGACAATTCATCAGGATTGTCGCCGGAACGGCCTGGGGATACCTCAGCAAGCAACGTGCCACAGACCTGAATCCCTTGGCATAACCCGCCGACCAGATCTCCCCTTGTCAACCGGCTGACAGCCGCCTCCACAACCGAGGACCAACCTTCCGATGGAACTCGCTGTGCAATAGACTGATCCGCCAACACATAGATCTGACGTTCCAACAACGAGACCAGGATCAACACTCCGGTACGCTCACGTGTCTGCGAAACCGCATGTTTCGTGAACGCTCGTTCGGCCCGAAGTCGTACTTTGTGCTGCAATCGATCCGTCGGCGTCAGAAAGCGAATACACGGGGCCAGAGTCCCCAGCCAGGCACCGGCGCCGTACGCCAAAATTGTTGCCGAGACGAGCCACACCGCGTTGGAACCGTGCCATCCCCAAGGAAGCCAGAATCGTTCCGTGGTAAGCATGAGCGCCAGGACCGCGAGGGAAAGCAACAACCCGGAACGATGTTGAGCATCACGGTAGAGCCCGGACCGACTGACGATCATAGGAACGATTTCTGCATTGGTATGCTGCTCCGCCGCATACACCGCCAATCTGATCCGCTCACGCTCCTCCGCTGTCAGCTCCAGTCGCTCACCAGTTTCCACTGGCACCCCCTCCCCCAAAGTCGCCTCCGCCGCCACTGAATCCTCCCCCGCCACCGAACGATCCTCCTCCCCATCCACCATTACGGCTGCTGTACCAAATCCAATCATCCAACCCACGGGACCGAGTGGCCCGCCCTCCCGTCCCCGCTGCACCAAAAAGCAGCAGCAGGACCACCGTCACACCACCCGCAAGCAGTGCCGGCCCCACCCAAGGCGCAAGGAGCGTTGCGATTCCTGCACCGGCAACAGGTCCGACGACACGATGAACATTTGTGAACAGGAGTCCGACGAACAGCCCGGCGATGACCGCCACCACAACCTGCTCGACAACAGCACCCTCTTGCCGAGGGGGAGCGTTCTCGGTGGCCTGATAGGTTCCGTCAATGGTCTTCAAAATTGCATAGGTTCCTTCTAGGATCCCACCAGGCATATCTCCGGCTCGAAATCGAGGAACGATCTCATGTCTGATGATCTGTGCCGACCGAATGTCGGTCAGGATACCTTCCAACCCATACCCGACTTCGATTCGTACCTTGCGTTCTTTGATCGCCACCAGCAAGAGCACTCCGTTGTCCGTCCCCTTTCGACCAAGTTTCCAGGTGGTGGCCACGCGATGCGTGAACTCCTCGAGAGGCTCGCTTTCGAGGGAAGGAATGGTTAGAACGGCAACTTGATTGCTGGACTGCCCTTCATGCGCAGTGAGGCGAGCGGTAAGCGCCTCCACGGTGGACTGTGGCAAGACATGAGCGAGATCGACAACCCGCCCGGTCAACGGAGGGACATCGAGTGCGGAGACTGGAGAGGCTGAGATAACGGTAAAGACAACGGCGATTCCAACCAGGACCGCCTGCAGCAATCGAGTCGCATACCTCTGCTCCACGACTGTCCCCTAGGCATGAACCGCGTTAGAATTTCACTTCCGGTGGTTTCGCCACGGCTTTTTCGTCGGCCACCGTAAAGTTGGGCTTCTCTTCCAAATGCAAGAGGAACTTCGCGGTCAGATTCGTTGGGAAATACCGAACCATCTTGTTGTAATCCGCGACTCGATCGATATACCGCTTGCGGGCCACGGTAATTCGATTTTCCGTCCCCTCCAGCTGACTCTGAAGGTCTCTGAAGTTTTGATCGGCCTTGAGGTTGGGGTAGTTTTCGGCGATCGCGATCAGTCGTCCCAACGCTGAGGCCAACCCCGCTTGCGCCTTTTGAAACGCCTCGAATGCAGCCGGATCTTTCAGCACCTCCGGCGTCACTTGCATTCCGGTTGCCTTGGCCCTGGCGTTGACAACGCCTTCCAGCGTCTCCTTCTCATGGGCGGCGTACCCTTTGACTGTTGCCACGAGATTGGGAATGAGGTCGGCACGGCGCTGGTATTGATTGATCACCTCGCTCCACGCGGCCTTCGTATCTTCATCCAAGCCTTGCAGATCATTGTACCCACACCCAGACACGGACAATGCCGTGACCATCATTATTGTAATCGCCATCGTTTGCCACCAACGACGTCCCATTGTCTCCTCCTTCAGCGATACCCTAAGGACGCTGCCCCCGAAGCTGGCTAGCATGCTACCATGAGGAATAATCATGAAGATATGTCGGTCAAGGGCCCTACGCTGAGCTGAGCGGTAGTGGATAGAACAGATGGATCACACGAAAATGCAGGTAGCGGATCGAGCAGCTACTCGGCAAGTACCGACTGAGGAATTTTAGATGGGCTCAATGCGGCGGATCCCGAACGGGTTTGGATAAAGGCGGTCAACCGCTTATCCTCTTGCGCTCTGCGCAAGAACTTGAACGCGATCCCGCGGGTGCTGACGGAACGAACAATGGCTGCCGCCTCGACCGGGGGCTCATCCTTGGCCAGGATGATCTCGAGGTAAAAAATATCATCAACCCGCACATGAGTCTCACTCTGGATAATGCAGCCCCCTAATGACATATCCAGTACGGTCCCTTCTCCGCGTACTCGTCCTCCGGAAAAAGAGAGCGAGAGCTTGACCGGAATACGCATGTATTCCCGGCGATCAGTGAGCTGCGAGTCGCTCGGGAGACTCACGCGACGAGCGAGAAACCGGTGGTCACACTGTTGACACTGGAAGGGCACCCTCCACAGCAGCGAGGCAACAAATTCACGTGGCGACTGAGCCTGCACACGAACTGCGCTGTCCTGTCGACATTGAGGACACACGATCTGTCGCCCCATGATACTCTCTGGCATACACCATCCTGATCACAGCCCTTGATCGCACTATAACGGCCTTTCCTTCACAGTCAAGCTCATTGCCTTCTATCGCAAACAGCTTCCGTCTGCGTGTTCTGCCCGTAGGGATTCGCCATGTACCGTCTCGAGTCCGCGAGGGTTCAGCTATGAAGATTCTGCATGGGGAGACTCCGGCTCACTGGGACGGCCGGATTCGACGATGCCGGCACGGAGATATTCATGATTGAGATTGGCAATGAAACGGGCACTGATGTTTTTGGGGCACACAGCCTCGCATTCATATTGATTTCCGCAGGACCCGAACCCTTCTCTGTCCATCGCCTCCAGCATGGCGCTCACACGGCGTTCTCGCTCCGGGCTTCCTTGTGGAAGGGTTGCCAGGTGGGAGACCTTGGCCGCGACAAACAACATCGCAGAAGCATTCTTACAGGCTGCGACACACGCTCCACACCCGATACAGGAAGCGGCATCCATCGCGGTTTCAGCTTGGTCCTTCCCGATCAATAAGACGTTCCCGTCCACGGCTCCACCGGTATTGACTGAAATATACCCGCCCGCTTGTATGATACGGTCCAGCCCACTGCGATCTACCACCAAGTCTTTCAAGATCGGGAAGGCTTTGGCTCGCCAGGGCTCAATCGTAATGTGGGCCCCATCACAAAACCGCCTCATGTACAGCTGACAGGTCGTGATGCCCTGGTCCGGGCCGTGTGGCAAACCATTGATGACCAGCGAGCAACTCCCACAAATTCCTTCCCGACAGTCCTGTTCGAACGCCACCGGCTCTTCACCATTGCCGAGCAGGCTCTGGTTGACGCCATCGAGCATTTCAAGGAACGACATGCCGGGGCTCACATCGTGCGCCTCATACATGACAAACCGACCCCGTTCGTGCGGGCCATTCTGGCGCCAAATCTTCAAGGTGAATTTCATAACGTGTGCAGCAATCCGATTCCTCTTCCTCTCACCTTTTACCACCTATTGATAGCTTCTCATGGTCGGCGGCACGAATTCGAACGCCAGCGGTTCCTTATGCAAGACCGGCACGGCTCGATCCCGATACTCCCATGCCGCCACGTAGGCAAAGCGCGCATCATCGCGCCGTGGCTCACCATCCTCTGTTTGATATTCCTCGCGAAAATGCGCGCCGCATGACTCCTGACGATGGAGGGCGTCGTGACAGAGCAATTCAGCGAATTCGAGATAGTCCGCCACCCTTCCCGCATACTCCAACTCCTGGTTGAAGGAATCTCCTGACCCTGGGACCATCACATCCCGCCAAAATTCCTCACGAAGCTTGGGAATCGATTGCAACGCTGAGGTGAGCCCCCCTTCGGTGCGTGACATCCCGCAATGATTCCACAAGAGCGTCCCCAACTCCCGATGAAACATCGCCGCGGTCCGACGTCCCTTTACCGCCAGCAGACGGTTGATCCGAGTCTCAACCAGCTGAATCGCCCCACGAGCCTCCGCATGATCCTCCGGAATAGGGAGGAGGTTTGCCGTCGCCAGGTAATGACCAATGGTATAGGGAAGGATGAAATAGCCGTCGGCCAATCCTTGCATTAATGAGCTGGCACCCAACCGGTTGGCGCCATGGTCCGCAAAGTTTGCCTCGCCGATGACGAAGAGTCCCGGGACCGTGCTCATCAAATTGTAATCCACCCAGAGCCCCCCCATCGTATAGTGCGGCGCCGGGTAAATCCGCATGGGAGCGTGGTAGGCATCCTCTCCTGTGATGCGATGGTACATGTCGAAGAGATTGCCATAACGCTCACGGACCACTTCCAGCCCTTGTTGCTCGATGACGTCCGAAAAATCCAGGTACACACCCTGGCCGCCTGTCCCGACACCGCGCCCTTCATCGCACACAACTTTGACTGCCCGTGAGGCAATATCTCGCGGAGCGAGATTCCCGAACCGGGGGTATCGCCGCTCGAGAAAATAATCTCGATCTATTGAAGGAATATCGCCCGGCAAACGATGGTCCGATGACACCTTGGGCACCCATAATCGGCCATCGTTCCTGAGCGACTCGGACATCAGGGTCAACTTGGCCTGATGAGCCCCGCCCGGTGGGATGGCCGTCGGGTGAATCTGGGTAAAACATGGATTGGCGAATACGGCACCATGCTTCCATGCTCGATATGTGGCCGTCACATTGCATCCGCTCGCATTGGTGGAGAGATAGTACACGTTACTGTACCCACCCGTGGCCAAGACCACGGCGTGGGCCGTGTGCGCGCTGATCCGTCCGGTGACCAAATCTCGAGCCACAATGCCCCGAGCCTGACCATCGACCAGGATGAGATCGAGCAGTTCCGTGCGCGGATGCATCGTGACCTGGCCACGTTCGATCTGCCAACAGAGCGCTGAATAGGCACCTAATAGGAGTTGTTGCCCCGTCTGTCCTCGACAGTAGAACGTCCGGGAGACTTGCACGCCCCCAAACGAGCGGTTCGCCAATTGACCGCCATACTCCCGGGCAAAGGGAATACCAAGCGCCACGCATTGGTCGATGATCTGTGTACTGACCTGGGCGAGCCGGTAGACATTGGCTTCTCGCGAGCGGAAATCACCGCCTTTGATCGTGTCATAAAACAAACGCCCGACACTATCTCCGTCGTCCTGGTAGTTCTTCGCCGCATTGATTCCCCCCTGCGCGGCAATGCTGTGAGCCCGGCGTGGACTATCGTGAAAACAGAAGCACTCCACGTGATACCCGAGCTGCCCCAAGGTCGAGGCCGCACTTGCGCCGGCCAGGCCGGTCCCGACGACGATCACGGTGAGCTTCCGCTTGTTGTTGGGGCTGACCAACTTTTCGCCGAACCGGTGCCGATCCCATTTACTTTCCAAAGGTCCTGACGGAATTTTTGAATCCAGCCTCGTCATCAGTGCACGATCCTCAAAAAGACGGCAAGGATGATCGCACCATTCCCGAGGATCACGATCAGCCCAATCACGGGTCCGAGCGCTTTCAACAACCGACTCAGCCCCGCGTGCTCAAACCCCATCGTCTGTACGCTGCTAGAAATCGCGTGGCTCAGATGGAGACCGAGCCCCACCTGTCCCGCAAGATAGATGATGACCATGAAAGGATTTTGGAAGGCATGCACCACCTTGCCATAGACATCCCGATGGCCTTCCGCATCCACGCGATCAGAGAATACAGGATCGATGACTCCGGCCGTGAGATGAAGGAGATGGAAGCCGAGAAATACCAACAGAGTCATTCCAGAGATCATCATTGTGCGGGACGCGATCGATGCCTGTCGATAGCGATGGATCGTATACTCAACGGGACGAGCCCGACGATTTTGTATACTCAGCTGGACTGCGAGCCCAATGTGAAACACCGCTATACTCAATAATCCGATGCGGACCATCCAGAGCACGATTGGCATATCACGGAGAAAGGCGGCATACCTGTTCAGTGCGTGAGGCCCTTCAAATAGCTGAAGATTTCCCAGCATATGGACCACGACGAACACGACAAGGCATAGCCCGGTCAGAGCTATGACCATCTTCTTTCCGACTGAAGACTGGAAATGGCTGAAGAGGCGTACCATCAAGGGCCATTATACAATGAACGACGCGTGAACGATCGCTTTGTCTGCCTACCTCACACACCCATGGCTCAAACGGCTCTCTACGCTTGACCATCCTTCGACGACTGCACTCCAAACCATATAAGGCATCTTCCTGCTCTACTGGACTGGATAAGGCTATGACGGAGAGCACGAGCATTGATGCCGATGTCATCGGCACCATTCGTCATACATTCACCGCTTATCTAATATGGGCAGACGTCGACGCGCGGGGGGTGACTCGGCGGACCTGAAGTTCAAGCTGTTCAGAAGGATTGAGCCCTGGGACCAGCACATCCATCGCCATGACACAGTTGCGGCCACCCTCCTTCGCAGCATACAGCGCTTTATCTGCTTGATCGATCAACTCCAGTGGAGCGCGGGAGCCAAATACACTGGATGACGCACCAATACTTACCGTCAGTGTCATGCCGGATGCCATTCGCACACGGTTGCCAGCTTCCGCGGCCACACGGGCTCGAAGGCGTTCCGCCAACACCGTCGCCTCGCCCAAGGTCGTTCGCGGGAACATCAAACAGAATTCTTCACCTCCATACCGTCCGACCATATCCGTCAGCCGCAATCCAGACTGAAGACAATCCGCGACAGCTTGGATCGCTTGATCCCCGACGGCATGCCCAAACTCATCGTTCACGCGCTTAAAATCATCAATGTCGACCATGAGACAGCAGAGCTCACTTCCTTGTCCACGGCCCTCGGCAAACGCCTCCTCAAACAAGGCATAAAATGCACGGCGATTGAGACATCCTGTCAGTGCATCACGTGAGGCCAGACGCTCCAGTTCATCATTTTGCCGTAGGATTTCTGTCTGTGCGGCCTCAAGGTTCGCAACGGTCTGTACCAGTGCTTCATTGAATTCCCTAAGCTGTCGGTTCGCGTGTTGGAGCTCCGTGGTCCGTTCATCGACAAGATGGCTCAATTCGGTCATCTGTCCGGAAACCTTTCTCGCAAGGTCCCATTTCCGACACAGCGCAGTCGCGAGCTGCAACACCTCGATGCTATTGAATGGCTTCTGGAGGATCAACAACTTATCAGTTCGCCCAATTCGGTCTCTGATCTCATCCCACGGTTGGTCGGAATAGGCGGTACAGATCACGACTTGCAACGCAACATCTGCTTCCCAGAGACGCTCGATGGTCTCCAACCCGTCCCAACCGGGTGGCATCCGCATATCCACAAAGGCCGCCGCATAGGGCTTCCCCTCTTTAACCGCCGTTTCAACTAAGGCCAGCGCGGTGGCCCCTTGATCTGCGCAATTGACCGTGAACTCATCATTGGTCCGAACCGGATTGGAGTCGCCGAATAAGGACGCCCGTGCCTGTTCCAGAGCCTCCGATCCCATATCGGGCCGTAGAATTTTCAGGAAGTCATGATGAATCGACACGTTGTCGTCCACGACCAGGATACGCCGATTGATCTCGTCGCTTGTCACTCCGCACTCCTCCGACTACTCTCGATCATGATGGCTTAACTCGCTTTGGCACAAATCGACTGAGCGGTCGATTTTCCAAGCCTCATCGTGCACCAAAATGTCGAGCCTCGTCCGGGAACACTCTCAACCCCCACTGTTCCGCCCATCATCTCAGCTAACTGCTTCACAATCGCCAAGCCAAGTCCGGTCCCGCCGAACTTGCGTGTGGTGCTGCCATCGGCTTGTGTAAAGGGTGTAAAGAGATTGGCTTGGATCGCCGGTTCCACACCAATCCCTGTATCCTGCACTTTCAGACACACGTTCGTCTGCCCAACGGCATCATCGACCACCGTCATGGAAACAGTTACCTGGCCTTGCGCGGTAAATTTAATTGCGTTCCCAATGAGATTCGCGAGGATCTGACGAATGCGTACCGGATCCCCCACATACTCGTGAGCGACGGCTTCGGATAGGATGGTCGTTAATCGAAGCCCTTTGCTTCCCGCCTGCCCCGAGAAGAGTTCCTGCGCCTCCGTCACAAGTTGAC
The Candidatus Nitrospira nitrosa DNA segment above includes these coding regions:
- a CDS encoding bactofilin family protein is translated as MWKHEEAVGGDMERGQEREQERWVEDRRSALPKHNGPILPDEVAFVGKDVAFKGVITYSGTVRIDGALEGEIHTDGGLLVGPEAVIKAKVTAGAVVCHGRITGDIEATSQIVLCAPAVVDGSLTTPVLSMEEGVVFNGTLEMKPQAKVEVLRDTDAPSTSMSSRPPIRLAA
- a CDS encoding TPM domain-containing protein, which gives rise to METGERLELTAEERERIRLAVYAAEQHTNAEIVPMIVSRSGLYRDAQHRSGLLLSLAVLALMLTTERFWLPWGWHGSNAVWLVSATILAYGAGAWLGTLAPCIRFLTPTDRLQHKVRLRAERAFTKHAVSQTRERTGVLILVSLLERQIYVLADQSIAQRVPSEGWSSVVEAAVSRLTRGDLVGGLCQGIQVCGTLLAEVSPGRSGDNPDELSNELVIES
- a CDS encoding TPM domain-containing protein; protein product: MEQRYATRLLQAVLVGIAVVFTVISASPVSALDVPPLTGRVVDLAHVLPQSTVEALTARLTAHEGQSSNQVAVLTIPSLESEPLEEFTHRVATTWKLGRKGTDNGVLLLVAIKERKVRIEVGYGLEGILTDIRSAQIIRHEIVPRFRAGDMPGGILEGTYAILKTIDGTYQATENAPPRQEGAVVEQVVVAVIAGLFVGLLFTNVHRVVGPVAGAGIATLLAPWVGPALLAGGVTVVLLLLFGAAGTGGRATRSRGLDDWIWYSSRNGGWGGGSFGGGGGFSGGGGDFGGGGASGNW
- a CDS encoding LemA family protein; the protein is MGRRWWQTMAITIMMVTALSVSGCGYNDLQGLDEDTKAAWSEVINQYQRRADLIPNLVATVKGYAAHEKETLEGVVNARAKATGMQVTPEVLKDPAAFEAFQKAQAGLASALGRLIAIAENYPNLKADQNFRDLQSQLEGTENRITVARKRYIDRVADYNKMVRYFPTNLTAKFLLHLEEKPNFTVADEKAVAKPPEVKF
- a CDS encoding PilZ domain-containing protein; amino-acid sequence: MPESIMGRQIVCPQCRQDSAVRVQAQSPREFVASLLWRVPFQCQQCDHRFLARRVSLPSDSQLTDRREYMRIPVKLSLSFSGGRVRGEGTVLDMSLGGCIIQSETHVRVDDIFYLEIILAKDEPPVEAAAIVRSVSTRGIAFKFLRRAQEDKRLTAFIQTRSGSAALSPSKIPQSVLAE
- a CDS encoding succinate dehydrogenase/fumarate reductase iron-sulfur subunit, whose product is MKFTLKIWRQNGPHERGRFVMYEAHDVSPGMSFLEMLDGVNQSLLGNGEEPVAFEQDCREGICGSCSLVINGLPHGPDQGITTCQLYMRRFCDGAHITIEPWRAKAFPILKDLVVDRSGLDRIIQAGGYISVNTGGAVDGNVLLIGKDQAETAMDAASCIGCGACVAACKNASAMLFVAAKVSHLATLPQGSPERERRVSAMLEAMDREGFGSCGNQYECEAVCPKNISARFIANLNHEYLRAGIVESGRPSEPESPHAESS
- a CDS encoding fumarate reductase/succinate dehydrogenase flavoprotein subunit; protein product: MTRLDSKIPSGPLESKWDRHRFGEKLVSPNNKRKLTVIVVGTGLAGASAASTLGQLGYHVECFCFHDSPRRAHSIAAQGGINAAKNYQDDGDSVGRLFYDTIKGGDFRSREANVYRLAQVSTQIIDQCVALGIPFAREYGGQLANRSFGGVQVSRTFYCRGQTGQQLLLGAYSALCWQIERGQVTMHPRTELLDLILVDGQARGIVARDLVTGRISAHTAHAVVLATGGYSNVYYLSTNASGCNVTATYRAWKHGAVFANPCFTQIHPTAIPPGGAHQAKLTLMSESLRNDGRLWVPKVSSDHRLPGDIPSIDRDYFLERRYPRFGNLAPRDIASRAVKVVCDEGRGVGTGGQGVYLDFSDVIEQQGLEVVRERYGNLFDMYHRITGEDAYHAPMRIYPAPHYTMGGLWVDYNLMSTVPGLFVIGEANFADHGANRLGASSLMQGLADGYFILPYTIGHYLATANLLPIPEDHAEARGAIQLVETRINRLLAVKGRRTAAMFHRELGTLLWNHCGMSRTEGGLTSALQSIPKLREEFWRDVMVPGSGDSFNQELEYAGRVADYLEFAELLCHDALHRQESCGAHFREEYQTEDGEPRRDDARFAYVAAWEYRDRAVPVLHKEPLAFEFVPPTMRSYQ
- a CDS encoding succinate dehydrogenase cytochrome b subunit, whose protein sequence is MVRLFSHFQSSVGKKMVIALTGLCLVVFVVVHMLGNLQLFEGPHALNRYAAFLRDMPIVLWMVRIGLLSIAVFHIGLAVQLSIQNRRARPVEYTIHRYRQASIASRTMMISGMTLLVFLGFHLLHLTAGVIDPVFSDRVDAEGHRDVYGKVVHAFQNPFMVIIYLAGQVGLGLHLSHAISSSVQTMGFEHAGLSRLLKALGPVIGLIVILGNGAIILAVFLRIVH
- a CDS encoding GGDEF domain-containing response regulator, giving the protein MTSDEINRRILVVDDNVSIHHDFLKILRPDMGSEALEQARASLFGDSNPVRTNDEFTVNCADQGATALALVETAVKEGKPYAAAFVDMRMPPGWDGLETIERLWEADVALQVVICTAYSDQPWDEIRDRIGRTDKLLILQKPFNSIEVLQLATALCRKWDLARKVSGQMTELSHLVDERTTELQHANRQLREFNEALVQTVANLEAAQTEILRQNDELERLASRDALTGCLNRRAFYALFEEAFAEGRGQGSELCCLMVDIDDFKRVNDEFGHAVGDQAIQAVADCLQSGLRLTDMVGRYGGEEFCLMFPRTTLGEATVLAERLRARVAAEAGNRVRMASGMTLTVSIGASSSVFGSRAPLELIDQADKALYAAKEGGRNCVMAMDVLVPGLNPSEQLELQVRRVTPRASTSAHIR